The following proteins come from a genomic window of Hydractinia symbiolongicarpus strain clone_291-10 chromosome 2, HSymV2.1, whole genome shotgun sequence:
- the LOC130627896 gene encoding uncharacterized protein LOC130627896: MIRSQVEKGVLERVDPSEVNNQTKKHYILHHSVIKAKSATTKLRIVYNASAKIKKGNKSLNKCLHRGPVIMEDLCGLLLRFRTKKIGIIADIKKDFLQIAIQENDRDVNRFLWLKDVKKPVSNDNLETQRFVRLPFGIISSLFLLGATIQHHIANTDEPVAEEIKDSIYVDNMIFGTDNEKEAIDWYRNAKALFKDASMNLREWLTNSDEVNKKIDPEDQVKSKITKVLGLVWNTNTDELSISTKRINPDKPGTTKREVLATIASVYYPLGMLTPGTIK; the protein is encoded by the coding sequence ATGATTCGATCGCAAGTTGAAAAGGGTGTACTGGAAAGGGTTGATCCTTCAGAGGTGAACAACCAGACAAAGAAGCATTACATTCTACATCACAGTGTTATCAAAGCTAAAAGTGCAACAACGAAGTTGAGGATTGTTTACAATGCATCCGCAAAAATAAAGAAAGGCAACAAGAGCTTGAACAAGTGCTTACACCGAGGACCTGTCATCATGGAAGATTTGTGTGGATTGCTACTTCGGTTTAGGACAAAGAAGATTGGAATAATCGCAGATATCAAGAAAGATTTTCTACAAATCGCAATTCAAGAAAATGATCGTGATGTAAATCGATTTCTTTGGTTAAAGGACGTCAAGAAACCGGTTTCTAATGATAACTTGGAGACGCAGAGATTTGTAAGATTGCCTTTCGGAATAATTTCGAGTCTATTCCTACTGGGTGCTACTATTCAACATCATATCGCGAACACAGATGAGCCAGTAGCAGAAGAAATAAAGGACAGTATTTACGTTGACAATATGATTTTCGGCACAGACAACGAAAAGGAAGCCATTGACTGGTACCGAAATGCAAAGGCCTTATTTAAAGATGCATCGATGAACTTGAGGGAATGGTTGACAAACTCAGACGAAGTGAACAAGAAAATTGATCCTGAGGACCAAGTCAAATCAAAGATAACGAAGGTTCTTGGCTTAGTTTGGAACACAAACACTGATGAATTGTCGATCTCAACAAAAAGAATCAATCCAGACAAACCTGGAACAACAAAACGCGAAGTATTGGCTACAATAGCGTCGGTATACTATCCCTTGGGAATGCTGACGCCTGGTACGATCAAATGA
- the LOC130626511 gene encoding histone-lysine N-methyltransferase set-1-like codes for MDPTYTFFKHKKQMLSIDATNSDCLARLVNDSPFNKSNCKMEVVEVDGRPHLCLFSIREISPYEELRYDYGVGGLEWRKVGTFIIKS; via the exons ATGGATCCTACGTATACTTTTTTTAAGCATAAGAAACAAATGTTAAG CATTGATGCTACAAATAGCGATTGTTTAGCAAGACTGGTAAATGACTCTCCATTTAATAAGTCTAATTGTAAAATGGAAGTTGTGGAGGTGGATGGAAGACCGCATTTGTGTCTGTTCTCCATTAGAGAAATTTCGCCTTATGAAGAGCTTCGGTATGATTATGGTGTTGGAGGTTTAGAATGGAGGAAGGTAGGGACATTTATAATTAAGTCCTAA
- the LOC130627929 gene encoding calponin homology domain-containing protein DDB_G0272472-like, protein MQTVMESVTQQQEVNNFLITRNEYSYLQKLVLVQILTFNARRGGKPTKLTLDHWINRDKWKRQEDIDNLENATEKVLAERLKVVYTKGKRKKRVLTLFTLVVQECINVLVMARSQVGIGDTNQYLFPWVFKKSENHVRGWDVVNSIAAKAHLKNPKLITSTKIRKQMATVLQLLDMTPDELECVTEHLGHTADVQKTWYRQKVSTIELTKVVTLLMAKDKGVNFKNKRMKDLGAEASDIESQELENPSTNVNENMLSEVDETEAPSAPTAVTEESRNGTQRLREKINEITKYLQDEQECDIDELKRLKKHLEKRHAQFEKDIANFETAVEETEEKSVKKRNMMLEAEDILEDVEHLIGVKKQRQLERKKEREAEEKRLQREAEEKRLEREVAEKRLERAAEEKRMERAAEEKRLKRAAEEKRLKREAEEKRLEREAEEKRLEREAEEKRLQRDAEKKRLERAAEEKRLERAAEYKRLEREAEAKRLVREAEEKRLECEVVAEEKRWEADERERERIYKLEMEKEKLRSEERMLQMKLEMERDSEKAQAVVNLKDMENQQSYKMTLPEHDFYPTPKVPTVRLPKLELQRFGGQPIDKFNYLRAELENEALRVIDGLELTNANYEVALGILHERFGNKQLIINNHYTQLMDSQPASNKTTSLRATYDKIEKHLRSLNSLGEDTNTRSTISLIRMKLPRVVIARLEQKRGEEEEWTVETLRKVLKRYITAQEVADNQYEINPRKD, encoded by the exons ATGCAGACAGTAATGGAGAGCGTTACACAACAACAAGAAGTAAATAACTTTCTCATTACTCGTAATGAGTACAgttatttgcaaaaattagtacTTGTTCAAATACTAACGTTCAACGCACGTCGTGGAGGAAAGCCAACGAAGTTAACACTTGATCACTGGATCAATAGAGATAAATGGAAGCGTCAAGAAGACATTGACAATCTTGAAAATGCAACAGAGAAAGTACTTGCCGAGAGATTGAAGGTTGTGTACACAAAAGGTAAGAGAAAGAAAAGAGTACTCACATTATTTACGCTAGTGGTTCAGGAATGCATTAATGTATTGGTAATGGCACGTTCGCAAGTTGGAATAGGTGATACCAATCAATACTTGTTTCCTTGGGTATTCAAAAAATCCGAAAATCACGTGCGTGGGTGGGATGTGGTCAACAGTATCGCAGCAAAGGCTCACTTAAAAAACCCAAAGCTTATAACCTCCACCAAAATTCGAAAACAGATGGCTACTGTTCTGCAACTTTTGGACATGACACCTGATGAATTAGAATGTGTAACTGAACATCTTGGGCACACAGCAGATGTTCAGAAGACGTGGTATCGGCAGAAGGTGTCCACCATCGAGTTGACAAAAGTTGTCACTCTACTAATGGCTAAGGATAAAGgagtaaactttaaaaataaacgaatgaAAGATCTCG GCGCAGAAGCATCAGACATAGAATCACAAGAACTTGAAAATCCCTCAACAAATGTGAATG aaaATATGTTAAGTGAAGTTGACGAGACAGAAGCTCCAAGCGCACCTACTGCTGTTACTGAAGAAAGTAGAAATGGTAC ACAGAGATTACGCGAAAAGATTAACGAAATAACAAAATACCTTCAAGATGAACAGGAATGTGACATTGATGAACTTAAAAGATTGAAGAAGCATCTAGAAAAAAGACACGCTCAATTCGAGAAGGACATTGCTAATTTCGAAACGGCTGTGGAGGAGACAGAAgaaaaatctgtaaaaaaaCGGAATATGATGCTCGAAGCAGAAGACATCTTGGAAGACGTGGAGCATCTCATCGGCGTGAAGAAACAACGACAGCTTGAGCGTAAAAAGGAGCGTGAAGCCGAAGAGAAACGACTGCAGCGTGAAGCCGAAGAGAAACGACTGGAACGTGAAGTCGCAGAGAAACGACTGGAACGTGCAGCTGAGGAGAAACGAATGGAACGTGCAGCTGAGGAGAAACGACTGAAACGTGCAGCCGAGGAGAAAAGATTGAAGCGTGAAGCAGAGGAGAAAAGACTAGAACGTGAAGCTGAAGAGAAAAGACTAGAACGTGAAGCTGAAGAGAAACGACTGCAGCGTGATGCCGAGAAGAAACGACTGGAACGTGCAGCCGAGGAGAAACGACTGGAACGTGCAGCCGAGTATAAAAGACTGGAACGTGAAGCCGAGGCGAAAAGACTGGTACGTGAAGCAGAGGAGAAAAGACTCGAGTGCGAAGTTGTTGCTGAGGAGAAAAGATGGGAAGCTGATGAGCGTGAAAGGGAACGGATATACAAGTTGGAAATGGAGAAAGAAAAATTGCGAAGTGAAGAAAGGATGTTGCAGATGAAATTGGAAATGGAAAGGGATTCCGAGAAGGCACAAGCCGTAGTTAATTTGAAAGATATGGAGAACCAGCAATCATATAAAATGACGTTGCCAGAACATGATTTTTATCCAACACCAAAGGTACCTACGGTTCGTCTACCCAAGCTGGAACTTCAAAGATTTGGAGGTCAA CCCATCGACAAGTTCAACTATTTGAGAGCAGAGCTGGAGAACGAAGCGTTAAGGGTAATTGACGGCCTGGAACTGACCAATGCGAATTACGAGGTGGCACTTGGTATCCTACACGAACGATTTGGAAACAAGCAGTTGATAATCAATAACCACTACACGCAACTAATGGATTCGCAGCCGGCCTCCAACAAGACGACCTCATTACGAGCAACGTACGACAAGATAGAAAAACATTTACGATCGCTAAACTCGTTAGGAGAAGATACCAACACAAGATCAACAATATCCCTAATTCGTATGAAACTACCGAGGGTGGTGATTGCACGGCTAGAACAGAAAAGGGGAGAAGAAGAGGAATGGACAGTGGAAACATTGAGGAAAGTTTTAAAGAGATACATCACAGCACAAGAAGTAGCAGACAACCAATATGAAATCAATCCACGCAAAGATTGA
- the LOC130628047 gene encoding cyclin-dependent kinase 1-like, which translates to MAGFSFSSSKSITQMEEKVKHLEIPNIPLNISEDMIIGEGSSAIVFKHKIRDKIAAVKKFKQILSKKQLLKAACSLRQLHPYVVRFRSYSVRPSTLAFEYCEVLCQDEVVHNLKELLTVFNDHEYMVLRERTNYAAQACQGILYLHQKGIIHKDIKATNMLVDGQLSDIVVKVADFNEVSAFKDTCTSNITNNSLKGGFHFLLDFKCSYSVPHQIRKICGKIYNWQIFSSLEEIDDVKVVKT; encoded by the exons atggcTGGGTTTTCGTTCTCGTCATCCAAGAGTATTACTCAAATGGAAGAAAAAGTTAAACATTTAGAGATACCTAACATCCCGCTGAATATTTCAGAGGACATGATTATAGGTGAAGGTTCTTCTGCAATTGTgtttaaacacaaaataagaGACAAAATTGCTGCTGTaaagaaatttaaacaaatCCTTTCAAAGAAACAGTTACTAAAGGCTGCTTGTTCCTTGCGACAACTTCACCCATACGTCGTAAGATTTCGCAGTTACTCTGTCAGACCATCGACACTGGCTTTTGAATACTGTGAAGTACTTTGCCAAGATGAAGTGGTACACAACTTGAAGGAGCTGCTTACTGTTTTTAATGACCATGAATATATGGTACTACGAGAGAGGACCAATTACGCTGCTCAAGCATGTCAAGGTATTCTTTATTTACATCAAAAAGGTATTATCCATAAAGACATCAAGGCAACAAACATGCTTGTTGATGGTCAATTGAGTGATATTGTCGTCAAAGTTGCAGATTTTAACGAAGTCTCTGCATTCAAAGATACATGCACAAGCAACATTACGAACAATTCTCTTAAAGGTGGGTTTCATTTTCTCTTAGA CTTTAAATGTTCTTATTCGGTGCCCcatcaaattaggaaaataTGTGGTAAAATTTACAATTGGCAAATATTTTCCAGTTTGGAAGAAATAGATGATGTTAAAGTTGTAAAAACATAA